A DNA window from Comamonas fluminis contains the following coding sequences:
- the fliG gene encoding flagellar motor switch protein FliG, translated as MDDRGLNDAAILLVSLGEEEAAEVFKHLTPKEVQKLGETIARMRGVTRDKVDFVIDRFTSDAASQSLLVDDASDYVRSVLKRALGDDKAALLIDRILQGGDISGIESLKWMDPLSVAELLRGEHPQIVAAILVHLEYEQAAAVLMQFPDRFRSEVMLRVATLEGIQPAALKDLNEVLFQVLAGGDKVRKTSLGGVKTAAEMLNQLGGNADVAVLDSIRHYDPELAQKIMDKMFVFDDLVKLDDRSVQLVLREVVSETLIVALKGGSMEVRDKILANMSMRAAESLREDLEGRGPMRLSEVEAQQKEILKVVRRLVEEGQVTIGSGAEDSYV; from the coding sequence ATGGACGATAGAGGTTTGAACGACGCTGCCATCTTGCTGGTCTCCCTCGGAGAGGAAGAGGCGGCTGAGGTGTTCAAGCATCTGACGCCCAAGGAAGTGCAGAAGCTGGGCGAGACGATTGCGCGCATGCGTGGCGTGACGCGTGACAAGGTGGATTTTGTGATCGACCGCTTCACCAGCGATGCGGCTTCGCAGAGCTTGCTGGTGGATGACGCCAGCGACTATGTGCGCTCGGTTCTGAAGCGGGCGCTGGGCGATGACAAGGCTGCGCTGCTGATCGATCGTATCTTGCAGGGCGGTGATATCTCGGGCATTGAAAGCCTGAAGTGGATGGACCCTCTGTCAGTGGCAGAGCTGCTGCGCGGAGAGCACCCACAGATCGTGGCAGCGATTCTGGTGCATCTGGAGTATGAGCAGGCAGCCGCTGTGCTGATGCAGTTCCCCGACCGTTTCCGCAGCGAAGTCATGCTGCGCGTGGCCACGCTGGAAGGCATTCAGCCCGCTGCGCTCAAGGACTTGAACGAGGTGCTGTTTCAGGTGCTGGCCGGTGGCGACAAGGTGCGCAAGACCTCGCTGGGCGGTGTCAAGACAGCGGCCGAAATGCTCAACCAGCTGGGCGGCAATGCCGATGTGGCAGTGCTCGATTCCATTCGCCATTACGACCCCGAGCTGGCACAGAAGATCATGGACAAGATGTTTGTCTTCGACGATCTGGTCAAGCTCGACGATCGCTCGGTGCAGCTGGTGCTGCGCGAGGTGGTGTCCGAGACGCTGATCGTGGCGCTCAAGGGCGGCTCGATGGAAGTGCGCGACAAGATTCTGGCCAATATGTCCATGCGTGCGGCCGAGTCGCTGCGCGAAGATCTGGAAGGCCGCGGCCCCATGCGCCTGTCCGAAGTGGAAGCGCAGC